From a region of the Aeoliella mucimassa genome:
- a CDS encoding patatin-like phospholipase family protein, translating to MTTVPVHIRQSNLFGSLSDDEVKEILASCRSVTLRSGQHACRQGEVGESMFVIASGRVSINLEEPGGGLRVLNHLKPGDHFGEMSLLVGGSRSANVTAVMDTELLELTRPVFERSLARVPGFAANLCRSLGEWLRGQISGGGRHERMHVAVVRGTKQMPNIGSQMAGLVAEQGGRIAVLSDQQPMHEVTNWQTIVPGEQAEQQLLAFLSSAVTTNQRTLVDIDQSLATPRVLAQHELVLWVVDGPQSLGYLSAVLSSAPEGLAQKIQLVELVEQQEELPPALELPEQLQQPSLAGPILRVEYIQSESSRACLVPRDLSRLIRTMRGIQLGLALGGGGARGIAHIGVLEVLEREGIFFDRIAGTSAGAIVAAAYAAGIQLPKVREVFEKEMTPPRAIRWLPKAPQWYMLSVFWLGLAERKFRRYLRKYSFDQLLLPAQTVTVDLITAEHRLRESGDVVSAVLQSINHPVFGAPILCNGEALVDGGVLMNLPVTALRQKHVDFSVAVDVSKQLAHEFAGNTPETPTKKMRRPGYFSTLLRVTDVELTNLAQLHGAQCDFLLAPDTAEFPFDDFTQAAGLVEAGRQSAEAELPRLRDALNRALAWDRSDSAATYSDPPRRVA from the coding sequence GTGACTACTGTTCCCGTTCATATTCGTCAAAGCAACCTGTTTGGCTCCCTTTCCGACGACGAAGTCAAGGAGATCCTGGCTTCGTGCCGTAGCGTCACGCTGCGCAGCGGCCAGCATGCCTGTCGCCAGGGCGAGGTGGGCGAAAGCATGTTTGTGATCGCCAGCGGACGGGTCAGCATCAACCTCGAAGAGCCCGGTGGCGGACTGCGAGTGCTGAATCATCTGAAGCCGGGAGACCATTTCGGCGAGATGTCGCTACTAGTCGGCGGCTCGCGTTCGGCCAACGTTACTGCGGTGATGGATACCGAACTGCTCGAACTCACCCGTCCGGTGTTCGAACGTAGTTTGGCCCGCGTGCCAGGGTTTGCGGCCAACCTCTGTCGTTCGCTCGGCGAATGGCTCCGCGGGCAGATCAGCGGCGGCGGTCGCCACGAGCGGATGCATGTAGCCGTTGTGCGTGGCACCAAGCAGATGCCCAACATCGGCTCGCAGATGGCTGGTCTCGTTGCTGAGCAAGGGGGACGAATCGCGGTGCTGAGCGATCAGCAACCAATGCACGAAGTGACGAACTGGCAGACCATCGTCCCTGGCGAACAGGCTGAGCAACAGTTGCTCGCCTTCCTGTCGTCGGCAGTTACCACGAATCAACGCACCTTGGTCGATATCGATCAATCGCTGGCCACCCCCCGGGTGCTGGCACAACACGAATTGGTGCTGTGGGTCGTTGATGGCCCGCAGTCGCTTGGTTACTTGAGTGCTGTGCTAAGCTCAGCGCCCGAGGGACTCGCACAGAAGATTCAGCTCGTCGAACTGGTGGAACAGCAAGAAGAGCTGCCGCCGGCTTTGGAGCTACCCGAACAACTTCAACAACCGTCGCTTGCGGGGCCAATCCTCCGAGTCGAGTACATACAGAGTGAATCATCACGTGCCTGTCTGGTGCCGCGCGACCTGTCGCGTCTTATCCGCACCATGCGAGGTATCCAGCTCGGGCTGGCGCTCGGTGGTGGAGGGGCCCGCGGCATCGCTCACATTGGTGTGCTCGAAGTATTGGAGCGCGAAGGCATCTTCTTCGACCGCATTGCTGGAACCAGCGCTGGAGCCATCGTCGCGGCCGCCTACGCAGCTGGTATTCAGTTGCCAAAAGTGCGGGAAGTGTTTGAAAAGGAAATGACACCCCCGCGGGCGATCCGCTGGCTTCCCAAGGCTCCCCAGTGGTACATGCTGAGCGTGTTTTGGCTCGGACTCGCCGAACGGAAGTTTCGCCGCTATCTGCGGAAATACTCGTTTGATCAATTATTGCTTCCCGCCCAAACGGTGACCGTCGATTTGATCACTGCCGAGCATCGTTTGCGCGAGTCGGGCGACGTGGTAAGCGCTGTGCTGCAAAGCATCAATCACCCCGTGTTCGGTGCACCGATTCTCTGCAACGGCGAAGCCCTCGTCGACGGCGGGGTGCTGATGAATCTGCCGGTTACCGCGCTGCGGCAGAAGCATGTCGACTTCAGTGTAGCCGTGGATGTCAGTAAGCAACTCGCCCACGAGTTTGCCGGCAATACGCCGGAGACTCCCACGAAGAAGATGCGCCGGCCAGGCTACTTCAGTACCTTGCTACGGGTGACTGACGTCGAACTCACCAATCTGGCCCAGCTGCATGGCGCCCAGTGCGACTTCTTGCTCGCCCCCGATACGGCCGAGTTCCCCTTCGACGACTTCACCCAGGCTGCTGGGCTGGTCGAGGCAGGGCGGCAGTCGGCCGAGGCGGAATTGCCCCGCTTGCGCGACGCTTTGAACCGAGCGTTGGCCTGGGACCGGAGCGATTCGGCCGCGACTTACAGCGATCCCCCCAGGCGGGTGGCGTAG
- the pstC gene encoding phosphate ABC transporter permease subunit PstC translates to MDTLTPATSSTSGIDQESYERNRRRRMERIIRALLMGCAIISVVTTVGIVVLLLFESLKFFLYDGVSITEFLTGTVWAPQNDQFGILPLFCGTMLVTVGAAIVAMPLGLGTAIYLSEYASPIVRETVKPALEILAGIPSVVFGYLAIVVIAPYIHDLFPDADPANAAAAAIVVGFMILPTVISLSEDVLRAVPRSLREGAFALGATKYDVTVKVVVPAALSGIMASFLLAISRAIGETMAVTLAAGGTPRITLNPLRSIQTMTAYIVEKAQGENPYGTVEYRTIFAVGLTLFVSTMLLNLVAQWILGRMREKYE, encoded by the coding sequence GTGGACACCCTGACCCCCGCAACCAGTTCCACTTCTGGGATCGACCAGGAGAGCTACGAACGCAACCGCCGGAGACGGATGGAGAGAATCATCCGCGCACTCTTGATGGGGTGCGCGATTATTTCGGTGGTCACTACCGTTGGAATCGTGGTGCTGTTGCTCTTCGAGTCGCTAAAGTTCTTTCTCTACGATGGGGTGTCGATCACTGAGTTTCTCACCGGCACGGTCTGGGCACCGCAGAACGACCAATTTGGTATTTTGCCATTATTTTGCGGCACCATGCTGGTGACCGTGGGAGCTGCCATCGTGGCGATGCCCTTGGGACTAGGCACGGCGATCTATTTAAGCGAATACGCATCGCCAATCGTTCGTGAAACAGTGAAGCCAGCCTTGGAAATCTTGGCCGGTATTCCGTCGGTGGTGTTTGGTTATCTGGCCATCGTTGTGATTGCTCCCTATATCCATGACTTGTTTCCTGATGCCGACCCGGCCAATGCCGCAGCGGCTGCCATAGTGGTGGGGTTCATGATCTTACCGACGGTCATCTCGCTGTCAGAAGACGTGCTTCGCGCGGTCCCGCGAAGTCTCCGCGAGGGGGCGTTTGCGTTGGGAGCCACCAAGTACGATGTCACCGTGAAAGTGGTCGTCCCCGCGGCGCTGTCAGGCATCATGGCTTCGTTCTTGCTGGCCATCTCGCGGGCGATCGGCGAGACCATGGCGGTTACCCTCGCCGCTGGTGGTACGCCGCGGATCACGCTTAACCCGCTTCGAAGCATTCAGACCATGACCGCTTACATCGTGGAGAAGGCTCAAGGCGAGAATCCTTACGGAACCGTCGAGTATCGCACGATCTTTGCCGTGGGACTCACATTGTTCGTATCGACCATGCTGCTCAATCTCGTCGCCCAATGGATTCTGGGCCGTATGCGGGAGAAATACGAATGA
- the pstA gene encoding phosphate ABC transporter permease PstA — protein sequence MMYTEKELANMASFRVRQRFVSSMFRVLCMGAMWCCLIILAFLLFSVLVRGLQHVDWSFLTGLISRDPEKAGIWVYLISSLWLILLTTLFSIPIGVGAALYLEEYAADTRWKRLVQLNIANLAGVPSIVYGLLGLGLFVWAAQLGRSILAGSLTLTLVILPIVILASQEALRAVPNSIRQASYALGATRWQTTWRQVLPAATPGIMTGVILSISRALGEAAPLVAMGAVQYMNYAPVSVNDSFTALPLAIFQWAGEAKREFHELSAAAIIVLLVVLISLNMIAAYVRHHFGKRVQW from the coding sequence ATGATGTACACCGAAAAAGAGCTGGCAAACATGGCCTCGTTCCGCGTGCGCCAGAGGTTTGTCTCAAGCATGTTTCGTGTGCTCTGCATGGGGGCCATGTGGTGCTGTTTGATCATTTTGGCCTTTCTTCTCTTCAGCGTGCTGGTGAGAGGATTGCAGCACGTCGATTGGTCGTTCCTGACCGGGCTGATTTCACGCGATCCCGAGAAGGCTGGCATTTGGGTTTACTTGATAAGTAGCTTGTGGTTGATTTTATTGACCACGCTCTTTTCGATCCCAATCGGCGTAGGAGCCGCCCTCTATCTGGAAGAATACGCGGCCGACACCCGCTGGAAACGCTTGGTGCAGCTCAACATCGCCAACCTGGCTGGTGTGCCATCGATTGTTTATGGCTTGCTGGGGTTGGGGCTATTCGTCTGGGCCGCTCAGTTGGGACGCAGCATCCTTGCCGGATCGCTAACGCTCACGCTGGTGATCCTACCAATTGTGATTCTCGCCTCGCAGGAAGCATTGCGGGCGGTGCCGAACTCCATCCGTCAGGCGTCGTACGCACTCGGGGCGACGCGTTGGCAAACCACCTGGCGACAGGTACTGCCTGCTGCTACTCCCGGCATCATGACGGGCGTCATCTTGTCCATTTCGCGGGCACTCGGCGAAGCGGCTCCGCTGGTTGCCATGGGGGCTGTTCAGTACATGAACTATGCCCCGGTGAGCGTCAACGATTCGTTTACTGCTTTGCCGCTGGCTATTTTTCAATGGGCAGGCGAAGCCAAACGAGAGTTTCACGAATTATCGGCCGCGGCCATTATTGTTTTGTTAGTCGTGCTGATTAGCTTGAACATGATTGCTGCTTACGTGCGTCACCACTTTGGAAAGCGGGTCCAATGGTAA
- a CDS encoding Fpg/Nei family DNA glycosylase: MPEGDTIHRTANTLRPWLVGETITAARARDEIVDADSLVNHQVRSIEARGKHLLIHFDHGLTIHGHSGMTGSWHIYPHGEAWQKPARQAALVLETHQLCVVFFNPKTLELLTATQLRRHRMLSSLGPDLLAEEIDLPSIAARYLAKGWLPIGEAVMNQTIACGIGNVYKSELLFLQNIDPFAPAATQTEQQWIELLSQARDLMQFNLQAQPRTTRREGSGGRLWVYGRRGEPCYLCGTPIHLSRQGDLGRTTYWCPECQPPGPESKQPARDDARFRGQPPTA; the protein is encoded by the coding sequence ATGCCCGAAGGCGACACGATCCACCGCACGGCCAATACGCTCCGCCCCTGGCTGGTGGGCGAGACAATCACGGCTGCCCGCGCTCGCGACGAGATCGTCGATGCCGATTCGCTGGTGAATCACCAGGTTCGTAGCATCGAAGCGCGTGGCAAGCACTTGCTGATTCACTTTGACCATGGACTTACCATCCATGGCCACTCGGGCATGACCGGCTCCTGGCATATTTATCCTCATGGCGAGGCCTGGCAGAAACCGGCTCGCCAAGCAGCATTGGTGCTGGAGACGCATCAGCTCTGCGTGGTGTTCTTCAACCCCAAGACACTCGAACTGCTCACTGCGACACAACTCCGCCGGCACCGCATGTTGTCGTCACTGGGACCAGACCTACTGGCCGAAGAAATTGACCTGCCATCGATCGCAGCGCGCTACCTTGCTAAAGGCTGGCTACCGATCGGCGAGGCGGTAATGAATCAAACCATCGCTTGCGGAATCGGCAACGTCTACAAGTCGGAATTGCTGTTCCTGCAAAACATCGACCCGTTCGCTCCCGCTGCCACGCAAACGGAGCAACAATGGATCGAATTGTTGTCGCAAGCGCGCGATCTCATGCAATTCAACTTGCAAGCGCAACCGCGTACGACGCGTCGCGAAGGGTCCGGCGGACGGCTGTGGGTGTATGGCCGGCGCGGCGAACCTTGCTATCTGTGTGGCACTCCCATCCACCTAAGCCGCCAAGGCGACCTAGGCCGCACCACTTATTGGTGCCCAGAATGCCAACCACCAGGTCCAGAATCAAAGCAACCCGCGCGGGACGACGCTCGCTTTCGCGGCCAACCGCCAACTGCTTAA
- the pstB gene encoding phosphate ABC transporter ATP-binding protein PstB, producing MAKRSAKFETKDVHFWYGSHHTLHGITLAIPENCVTALIGPSGCGKSTYLRCLNRMNDMIENTRVDGEIILDGKSIRGSKVDVVELRKRVGMVFQKSNPFPKSIFENVAYGPRVAGLRSRDRLEEIVEKSLKQSALWDEVKDRLNDSALALSGGQQQRLCIARALATDPDVLLMDEPASALDPTSTSRIEDLIFELKDTYTIVIVTHNMQQAARVSDQTAFFYEGQLIEAGMTTDVFTNPTKRETEDYITGRFG from the coding sequence ATGGCAAAGCGGTCGGCCAAGTTCGAAACGAAGGATGTTCACTTCTGGTACGGTTCGCATCACACACTGCACGGCATCACGCTGGCGATTCCCGAAAACTGCGTGACCGCGTTGATCGGTCCCTCGGGATGCGGCAAAAGTACCTACTTGCGGTGCTTGAATCGCATGAACGATATGATCGAGAACACTCGCGTCGATGGCGAGATCATTCTCGATGGCAAGAGCATCCGTGGTTCGAAGGTAGATGTCGTTGAGCTGCGCAAACGGGTTGGCATGGTCTTTCAGAAGTCGAATCCATTCCCGAAGTCGATTTTCGAGAACGTTGCGTATGGGCCACGCGTCGCTGGGCTGCGTTCGCGTGATCGATTGGAGGAAATCGTCGAAAAGTCGCTGAAGCAGTCGGCCTTGTGGGATGAAGTGAAAGATCGCCTGAACGACTCCGCGCTCGCGCTCTCCGGCGGTCAGCAACAACGGTTGTGTATCGCCCGCGCTCTGGCGACCGATCCGGATGTGCTGCTGATGGACGAACCTGCGTCGGCGCTCGATCCCACGAGCACATCACGCATTGAGGATCTTATTTTTGAACTCAAAGATACCTATACCATCGTGATCGTCACACACAACATGCAACAAGCAGCTCGTGTGTCGGATCAAACCGCCTTTTTCTACGAAGGGCAATTGATCGAAGCAGGGATGACCACCGATGTGTTTACCAATCCAACGAAACGCGAAACAGAAGACTACATTACCGGCCGCTTTGGTTAA
- the phoU gene encoding phosphate signaling complex protein PhoU, with product MSKHLERDLQTLEQALLAQASIVESMIRTASRALCERQVELVWDVMDNEQLVNAREVTIEEECLKILALHQPVAIDLRRTAAVLKINGDLERIADLAVNLGERARALDNYPDFYGSENLQKMATMSVEMVRGAIDAFVEFDASQASRIRNRDGEVNDLNVLLIEEIHEIMRTRSDLVEAALHYFSATRHIERIADHATNIAEDVMYLVEGEIARHRYETQPQNNPAK from the coding sequence ATGAGCAAGCACCTAGAACGCGATCTTCAGACGTTGGAGCAGGCCTTACTTGCGCAAGCTTCCATCGTGGAGTCGATGATTCGAACCGCCAGCCGCGCCTTGTGTGAACGGCAGGTCGAACTCGTGTGGGACGTGATGGATAACGAACAGCTAGTGAATGCTCGCGAAGTGACCATCGAGGAAGAGTGCCTGAAGATTCTCGCTTTGCACCAACCCGTGGCGATCGACCTCCGTCGTACGGCAGCGGTGCTCAAGATCAATGGCGACCTCGAGCGGATCGCCGATCTGGCGGTAAACCTGGGAGAGCGGGCGCGGGCGCTGGATAACTACCCCGATTTCTATGGCTCGGAGAATCTGCAGAAGATGGCCACGATGTCGGTGGAGATGGTCCGCGGAGCGATTGATGCCTTTGTGGAGTTCGACGCCAGCCAGGCGAGTCGCATCCGCAACCGCGATGGTGAAGTCAACGACTTGAACGTGCTCTTGATTGAAGAGATTCACGAGATCATGCGTACCCGCAGCGACCTGGTCGAAGCGGCATTGCACTACTTTTCGGCAACGCGACACATCGAGCGGATTGCCGATCATGCTACCAATATTGCTGAAGATGTGATGTACCTCGTCGAGGGCGAGATCGCTCGCCATCGCTACGAGACACAACCACAAAATAACCCTGCGAAGTAA
- a CDS encoding DUF1559 domain-containing protein: MRSPRPPWNFKGFTLVELLVVIAIVGVLVALLLPAVQMAREASRRTTCLNNNRQIGVAILNYESAYGKFPPGKKWSGPRSDPNTYDFAWACIILNHLEEEAIYDKIDFDYRLVSDQNIQATSQVIPTFICPSAATLDEHRSPQGKIQALNGQPGEGLGCIDYLGISGPDKKKANPTTGEDYGPQRGILLGTKGLEKEDTLIEPPKLTTSRVTDGLSSTLMVIECSGRGADVNSSGEVKSLNGAWALGGNITHIKKGINDEVPPEVWEDERAFSDHPGGVTALAADGSVHFLTDEMEPKILRCYCSRDGGEVVEAFDQ, translated from the coding sequence ATGCGATCGCCCCGTCCCCCCTGGAACTTCAAGGGTTTCACACTAGTTGAGCTGTTGGTGGTAATTGCCATTGTCGGAGTATTGGTTGCTCTCTTGCTGCCGGCGGTGCAAATGGCCCGCGAAGCCTCGCGTCGCACCACTTGCCTGAACAACAACCGCCAAATCGGCGTGGCCATCCTCAATTACGAAAGTGCCTACGGCAAGTTCCCCCCAGGCAAGAAGTGGTCGGGCCCGCGAAGCGATCCCAACACCTACGACTTCGCATGGGCTTGTATTATCCTCAACCATCTGGAAGAGGAAGCGATCTACGACAAAATCGATTTCGACTACCGGCTTGTTTCCGACCAGAATATTCAAGCGACCAGTCAAGTCATCCCCACGTTTATCTGCCCTAGTGCTGCGACTTTGGACGAGCACCGCTCTCCACAAGGAAAGATTCAGGCACTCAATGGTCAACCCGGCGAAGGCCTGGGCTGCATCGACTACCTCGGTATTTCGGGCCCTGACAAGAAGAAAGCCAACCCCACGACAGGGGAAGACTACGGTCCTCAACGCGGAATCCTGCTTGGCACCAAAGGCCTTGAAAAAGAGGATACGCTAATCGAGCCGCCGAAACTCACCACCTCGCGAGTTACCGATGGGCTATCGTCAACCCTCATGGTGATCGAGTGCTCTGGTCGGGGCGCCGATGTTAACAGCTCAGGCGAGGTGAAATCGTTGAACGGTGCCTGGGCTTTGGGGGGCAACATCACCCATATCAAGAAGGGCATCAACGACGAGGTTCCCCCTGAAGTTTGGGAAGACGAACGTGCCTTTTCCGATCATCCAGGTGGCGTAACCGCCCTGGCAGCCGATGGGTCGGTTCACTTCTTGACCGATGAAATGGAACCTAAAATCTTACGTTGCTATTGTTCCCGCGACGGAGGCGAAGTTGTAGAGGCATTCGATCAATGA
- a CDS encoding response regulator: MAKPVILIVEDDRSLADVLDYNLRQDGYETIVARDGQEGLTQARLKAPKLVVLDLMLPLVNGLEICRRLRADPATQEMLILMLTAKSEETDQVAGFSVGADDYVTKPFSVKVLLERIRALLRRRHGAAVAGDTLVSQGIMVDRQRHRVTAGEELLDLTPSEFSLLESLIRQPGRVFSRAELIDSALGGDSLVLERTIDVHIRALRKKLNGYADLIETVRGVGYRFRDPASAMSTV, translated from the coding sequence ATGGCGAAACCTGTAATTCTAATTGTGGAAGACGACCGGTCGCTAGCTGACGTGTTGGACTATAACCTGCGTCAGGATGGATACGAGACCATCGTCGCACGCGATGGCCAGGAAGGCTTGACCCAAGCCCGTCTGAAAGCTCCCAAGCTGGTGGTGCTCGATTTGATGTTGCCACTGGTGAACGGGCTGGAGATTTGCCGACGGTTGCGAGCCGATCCGGCAACTCAGGAAATGCTGATCCTCATGCTCACCGCCAAGTCGGAAGAAACCGATCAGGTGGCTGGGTTCAGCGTGGGGGCCGATGATTACGTGACGAAGCCCTTTAGCGTGAAAGTGCTGTTGGAACGCATTCGGGCGTTGCTCCGCCGACGTCACGGTGCCGCCGTGGCGGGAGACACGCTGGTGAGTCAGGGCATCATGGTCGATCGTCAACGTCATCGCGTGACCGCTGGCGAAGAACTACTCGACCTCACTCCCAGCGAGTTTAGTTTGCTGGAGTCGCTGATCCGCCAGCCAGGGCGGGTATTCAGCCGGGCGGAGTTAATCGACTCCGCGTTGGGAGGCGACTCCTTGGTGCTCGAACGCACGATCGACGTCCATATTCGGGCACTCCGTAAGAAGCTCAATGGCTACGCGGATCTCATCGAGACGGTTCGTGGGGTTGGTTATCGATTCCGCGATCCTGCGTCGGCGATGAGTACGGTGTAA
- a CDS encoding polyphosphate polymerase domain-containing protein has translation MIDELEPTSQLDNIDQALAKFTPTSLSEIDSVSLMNRIDTKYVSNEVLLAQLLEMVRADYKVLEVDGFRRSPYETLYFDTLHRDCYLDHHNGRATRLKFRQRRYMSSGTAFFEVKQKTNRGRTIKRRVPIASIEQTLDDASKDLVLQTRSSGKTLLPQIWTLFSRITLVGLNIAERVTIDTELSFSDEQQDRALEGVTIIEVKQERNLRNSPIRQCLRQLRVPPMRISKYCIGSALLNPTLKRNRFKRKLRVVGSHTS, from the coding sequence ATGATAGACGAGCTTGAGCCTACCTCTCAATTAGACAACATCGATCAAGCACTCGCCAAGTTTACTCCCACCTCACTTAGCGAGATCGATTCCGTCAGCCTGATGAATCGCATCGACACCAAATACGTGTCGAACGAGGTTCTATTGGCCCAGTTGCTTGAGATGGTGCGTGCCGATTACAAGGTACTCGAGGTCGACGGATTCCGTCGATCCCCTTACGAGACATTGTACTTCGACACGTTGCATCGAGATTGTTATCTGGATCACCACAACGGTCGTGCAACCCGTCTAAAGTTTCGCCAGCGGCGATACATGAGTTCTGGCACAGCGTTCTTTGAGGTAAAGCAGAAAACGAATCGTGGGCGGACCATCAAACGACGGGTTCCCATCGCTTCGATTGAGCAAACCCTCGACGACGCATCGAAAGACTTGGTATTACAAACACGGTCTTCCGGCAAAACGCTGCTACCGCAGATCTGGACACTATTCTCCCGAATCACTTTGGTTGGCCTCAATATTGCCGAACGCGTGACGATCGACACCGAACTGTCGTTCAGCGATGAACAACAAGATCGCGCGCTAGAAGGCGTAACGATCATCGAGGTCAAACAAGAGCGCAACCTGCGCAACTCTCCGATCCGCCAGTGCCTTCGCCAATTGCGAGTGCCTCCAATGCGGATCAGCAAGTACTGCATCGGCAGTGCCTTGCTCAATCCCACACTTAAGCGGAATCGCTTCAAGCGAAAACTCCGAGTTGTTGGCTCGCATACTTCTTGA
- a CDS encoding DUF4956 domain-containing protein, translating to MELFEVPIYDDDFIKMVGRYAINLIVVSILVRFVYYRRSRSKDYLFTFYVLSTVVFFICFTLKKLDIDTGMGLGLFAIFGVLRYRTDTMPIREMSYLFTVIGIAVINSLSNLKVSWAELACANMALVALPSCLEMMPLLRQEAQEEVLYEKLDLVHPDRYGELLADLEERTGLAISRIEIGKIDLVRDCATITLFYHPHQQTVQETEGISITRRGRRL from the coding sequence ATGGAACTGTTCGAAGTCCCTATCTACGATGATGATTTCATCAAGATGGTCGGTCGCTATGCGATCAATCTAATCGTTGTGTCCATTCTTGTGCGGTTTGTTTACTACAGGCGTTCGCGCAGCAAGGATTACCTGTTTACGTTTTACGTACTAAGCACGGTGGTGTTCTTTATCTGCTTTACGCTTAAAAAGCTGGATATCGACACTGGCATGGGCCTGGGCCTGTTTGCCATTTTTGGCGTCCTGCGTTACCGCACCGATACGATGCCAATTCGTGAAATGTCCTATCTCTTTACAGTGATTGGCATCGCGGTGATCAATTCCCTTTCCAATCTAAAGGTCAGCTGGGCGGAACTCGCCTGCGCTAACATGGCATTGGTCGCACTACCGTCGTGTCTCGAAATGATGCCGCTGTTGAGACAGGAAGCCCAAGAGGAAGTGCTTTACGAAAAGCTCGATCTGGTGCATCCCGATCGATACGGTGAGTTGCTTGCGGACCTCGAAGAACGCACGGGACTGGCGATCTCGCGGATCGAGATTGGCAAGATCGACCTGGTACGCGACTGCGCCACGATCACGTTGTTCTACCATCCGCACCAGCAAACCGTGCAAGAGACCGAAGGCATTAGCATCACTCGCCGGGGCCGTCGTCTGTAA
- a CDS encoding PstS family phosphate ABC transporter substrate-binding protein: protein MQTSAGRWAAILTCTLTIVAGCGGRGGADVQLDGSSTVFPVSARVAENLRYEGIYIRVTVARSGTGGGMDRFSKGDIDICDASRAMKSGEAKACQEAGVEFEHFIVAYDGIAVCVNPKNTWCNGLTVKQLNRLFCYESEIQTWSDLNPEWPEKEINLFGPGVDSGTYDTFNEHVLGKGAKVRIGYTKSEEDNVLVNGVSQDEYALGYFGFGYFVENSTNLKVLGIKQGESGEYVVPTIESIRDKSYSPLSRPLYIYVNLKSFKNPRVAEFVEFYLNHADEAAVEERYVPITEVDAKENQRKLMALKASFDSVDAANQSADATGLMMAGGDQSWTP from the coding sequence ATGCAGACTTCCGCCGGCCGTTGGGCCGCCATCCTGACATGCACCCTGACGATCGTCGCCGGCTGCGGCGGCCGCGGTGGGGCCGACGTACAGCTGGATGGTTCGAGCACCGTGTTTCCGGTCTCCGCCCGCGTTGCTGAGAATCTGCGTTACGAGGGAATCTACATCCGAGTCACCGTCGCCCGTAGCGGCACCGGCGGCGGCATGGATCGGTTCAGCAAAGGCGATATCGACATCTGCGACGCTTCGCGAGCCATGAAGTCGGGCGAAGCGAAAGCATGCCAGGAAGCGGGCGTGGAGTTCGAGCACTTCATCGTGGCTTACGATGGTATCGCTGTGTGCGTGAATCCCAAGAACACTTGGTGCAACGGACTGACGGTCAAGCAATTAAACCGGTTGTTTTGCTACGAGAGCGAGATCCAAACTTGGAGCGACTTGAATCCTGAATGGCCTGAGAAAGAGATCAATCTGTTTGGTCCAGGAGTCGACTCGGGCACCTATGACACATTCAACGAGCATGTGCTTGGCAAAGGGGCCAAGGTGCGAATCGGCTATACCAAAAGCGAAGAAGACAACGTGCTGGTCAACGGGGTATCGCAGGACGAATATGCTTTAGGCTACTTTGGGTTTGGTTACTTCGTTGAAAACTCAACCAATCTGAAAGTGCTTGGTATCAAGCAAGGGGAGAGTGGCGAGTACGTGGTGCCCACGATCGAATCGATTCGTGACAAAAGCTACTCACCATTGTCGCGTCCGCTTTACATCTATGTGAATCTTAAGTCGTTCAAGAATCCGAGAGTGGCCGAATTTGTCGAGTTCTATCTCAATCATGCGGACGAAGCTGCTGTTGAGGAACGCTATGTTCCGATTACCGAAGTCGATGCTAAAGAGAATCAACGGAAGCTCATGGCTTTGAAGGCGAGCTTCGACTCGGTGGATGCCGCTAACCAGTCAGCCGATGCGACTGGCTTGATGATGGCAGGGGGGGATCAGTCGTGGACACCCTGA